TGGGCCACAGGAGAAAGCTTTATTAGAAATGCAGTCCCTCTCATTCTTGTCAAATTTGAAATATCACATACACATTTTCAAGTTGAAAGGGTTCTTAGAGACCGAGGCCAGGACCATTTCCCTGGCCTTGGTCAACAATCAGCTGAGGGCACGATGATCTTCTGTCTGTAGGTTCTGGTGTTCCTCATGCCGTCGAAGCTGGGCTTCCGCCCAAGTGCAGATCCTATTTCACATGTACCTGGAGCACCAGAAGTCCCAGGGGAAGGTGCTTGTGCGGCTGTTTGGTCAGAGGTGCCGGAAGTGTTCCCAGTCTCAATTTGAGAAGCCTGAGTTCTCCCTGGATAGCACCAAGAGGATTCTGAACAACCTGGTGCAGCGTATTCTGGAGAGATTCTACAGAAATGGTATCAGGAAGGTTTTGGAGATACCAGTAATCCAGGAGGTGCCTTTGGAGGGGCACCATGATATGGTCAATTGTGAGGCATGTGCTCTGGGCTTCTGTATACAGAACTTACAAAACTGCATGACAGAGCCAGCCAAATCCTCTCCCTCCTACATGAAGACTGGATGCTCCTCTCCTCACCTTGGTGAAGTGTGTGGCCAAAACCGAGCTAGGAACCAGTCATCTGAGGCAAAGGAGACTCAGGGAAGCGGGTATTCCTGCTCCCATAAAGGCCCAGGACCCAGCCATGCCACTGCTAGGATGCAAGCGCCTGGGGCAGGCCCTCAGCTCAAATGGGAGATGGGCCGACTGCTCACACCAAGGGCAGACCAGCAGGCTGCACAGGGAACAGGCCCACAGCCCATCCAAGTAGCAGGATCACTTCCCCCAGGGTGGACAGACCCACAGCCCAGGCAAGCAATAGGTCCATTACCTAAAGGGTTGGCACGTTCACAATCCACACTGGGGAAAGGACCACAGGCCCCCCGGCTGACATATTCTCAGGCTGTAAAGATGTCAGGCCAGCAGTTGACACAGGATGCACAAGCCACCCAAGGGACAGATCGTCAGGCCACAAAGGTGACAGACCCACAGCCCACACGGGGGACAATCCCAAGGGCCACATCAAGGTCAGACACTCAGGCTACAAGGAGGGCAGGCCCCTCACCACTGGGGTCAAACTCACAGCCCACACGGGGAACAGGCCCCAAGGCTACATGTAGGATCTTCAGGGAAAGTCAAGATACCTGGGGCAGGCAGGAGAGGTGCTCACCTAGAGGGTCTGCTCCGGACAGCTTTTTCAGATTATCTCCCCCAGTCCTACCAAATGATTCCCTTAACCAGGAGCAGCTGTTCAGGTACGGCTGTGTCTGTGTTGTTGCTCTGTTTACCTTTTTGGTATCTAAATACCTATAAGTAGAATGATGAAAAAAGACTTGTCTTCTGTTGTCTTAATTCCATGGTAATCAATGAACTGGCTGCCATTTTAATATGACAGAATTTGCTTTGGGACCAATGCAGGGTCAAGTTTATAGAATAAGAACTGGTTCCTGGACCTCCTTTGCAGATAGTTTAAAACATGACCTAGCAGATAATGGAcccaataataaatatttgttaaatcattaaaagatttttactcatgcattcactcattcattgatatcaatatatATAGACCATATCTTGACAAGAACTGAGAGTCCTGAGTTTCATCAGAAAGTTATtgtagtaggctgaataatggttcCCCCAAAATGCCCATGTCCtaatatgttactttacatggctAAAGGGACTTCTCAGATGCGACTaatttaaggatcttgagatgaggagattatcctgtGTTACCCAAACGGGCCAAATGTAATCACATGGGTTTTTATAGGAGGGAGGCAAGAGGGTCATCGTCAGAAAAAGGCAAATTAACTAGAGAACCAGAGGTTGAAGTGATGTGCTCTGAAGGTAGAGGAAggggtcacaagccaaggaatgcaagcaGCCTTTAGAAGCTCATAAAGGCAAAGAAATatattctcccctagagcctccagaaggaaccagctctGCTGACACATGACTTTAGCCAAGTGAGGCTGATATTAGACTTCTAACCTCCAAAACCATGGTAaagtaaatttgtgttgttttaaggcaggagttgttgtttaaattcatggtaatttgttacagcagcaacaagaAATTAATACAGTTATCAGTATCACTGCAGGGATCAGGCAGTTATGTTTTGGGTATGCTTTagctttaacaacaacaacaaaaaagagtatAGATTAGAAATATTGACATACACATCccctcttgttcttttttctctcctacaTAAACTCACCCAAATATCCCCATCGTAAAGAGATTTTCTAAAGCATCATCAAATCAAAGGGAATCTGTTTAGAATGGAGATATTTGGGTGGGCTTAAATAGTATGGTGACCCTTGGAGCTATCATATTCTCTCATTCCTTCTAGCATTGGATTGGGAATCATGTAAGAACATGCCAATCCTGAGATCTTGTGATGCATAGCTACATCTTTCACTCTCTCTTTCCATCTGTCTGCTAGGCATTTCTACATGGTTCTTGTACTACCATCTCTACCTTCCCACATTCAAAATCAGGCTCATCAGCATCTGACTTTCTTGTTCAAATTTGCCCTAGTCACTCAAGCTTATCACCTTAGAGTCATTTTTAACTTCTCCTCCTTTTCACCAATGCTTATTGTCCCTTCTTTTGTCAAGTTGCTCCCATCTCTTGCCACTAGGTTTTCCTAtccacccctctccccaaccAGTTCAGGGACTCAGATTATTGAAATAATGAGGGGATTTGGATTTTACCTCATAGGCAGTGGGGAGTCATTGCAAGCATTTGAGAATATGGGCAATTTGAgtagaataacattttaaaaatattatatctttCTGCAAAAGAATGGAGTATAGGATAGAACCATTTAGGATTCTGGCTTGAAATAGGAGAGTGGTAAACACAGAGAGGGGTTCTTATAGACAATAAATATCTTGAAGGAATTTGAAGACAATGAAATGCAAGATGGCAGAAAACCCAAGGATGAAAacacttccttttatttctggccATCTCTTTTCATTGCCTCTCAGGCCACTCCCATCAGCACTCTCCATTTATAtatgcccccacccccaaaccactTTACTAAATGTCTGCATTCCTCCTGTTTTCATACCTTTTTGCTTCTTTCATAAAGAACATACACATGAGGACTAGAGACTTTATTTCTGGCTTGGTTATGAGATATGACTGGTGCAGGTCATTAtccctccctgaacctcagtttctccaactgTTAAATAGGTTAATGACTTCTAATTAAACACAGAGGATTGAACACATGCATTTCCTTCTGATCGCTCTTGAAATCCCACTGCGTGATAGTAAAAGGGGGGGAAAAGGCATCAATTCACAAGGCGAAGAGCATGGGTAGAAGCTACAAAACGGATGGATTAGTGATGGGTTACTGACTTAGCAGAGAGATCTGGAATACAAGTTAGGCAAAGGAAAACCAAGCTGCAAGGCAATTGATGTGGCACAATTTCATAAAAGTTCAAAAACTGTAGGCAACAAGTAGCTCTGAAGGTGGGTGTTAGGAAGCCTGAAGTGGACGGATTGGTTGAAAGCCTTTAGAAAAAGTTCCTTTTCCCCACTCCGATGCAGCCTTGTACCCACTCTTAACTCATTCCAGGGTGAGGAATGGAGGTTTATTCTCTGAAGACATTGACCCAGAGGGACTCTGGGCTTAGGAACTTGGGCATAGTTAAGGGAGGGGCTACCAACCAGCAATCAGAAAGATAGTGAAAGTCTACATACTGACTACAGACACTCCCTTAGCCCTCTACCAAATCTAGGAGCCAGCATTATATCCTACTAACCCTCCCCTCAAATACACAAAGAATGGATAGTTCCTCATTGGGAAAACTGATCAgctcaagagagagaaaaaatatatatactgaaatCGGGGAAGGGGGTTCCTCCAATGGAATGACCAACTCAGATCATAtagtactgtagtacatatttattgaaaaaaaaatctgcgtataagtggacccatgctgttcaaacccatgttgttcaagcaTCAACTATATATGTaaactactagaaataataagggGAAAAATTCTGTATGCAAGGAAAGTAAGACGTGTTTTTGGCTAAGAAAAGGTATGAGATATGGAGATGCATTTTTGTtaatggaaaagaaagtaaatttgTCCTAAAGTAATACTGATTATTTCAGAattgaaaagaggaaaacagaaaaatagaggaCAAATTATGGACATATCTATATCTGTAACTATATAGAGAGGGAGATTAAGCATGAGCATGGGAAATTTTACCTAGTCTAATCAAGCTGGCTAAAATTGAATTGTtattaaaagtgttttttaaataagccTTAATATTAATAGTGTACttatataaaactaaaacttgAGTTTTTTTTCATATACTGAAAAGACAAAGTTTTACTGGACTGTTGGTCTGCTCCTGATAAGAGACTGTGAAAGGTTTTTCTTTACCTATTAAATAACCTTCCTAAAAAACAGAAGTTCTGtgttttatcaaaataatttcctgtgcttCATGTCATCTTAATCAGGTCTTTGataacttaagaaaactgaatcttCTCAATATTAAAAGAGTGAAGTTTTGTTAACACTCTGTAACATTCTATATTTGTCTTTGAAACACTTTATTGTCACTTTGTCACATAGATTATTAAGTATTGTTTATTAATAATCTGGGATCCTATTTAGTCAAGTATCCAAACCTTTTGATATTTTTCACAAACTTCCcaaaattaaattctaaataaaatcttttgACCTCAAACTAATTTGGGGATTTCTCAGAGGGCCCCTGGAACATCTCAAAAgatttgttctctctcctttttttaaaaaaaaaattgaagtataattgttttacaatgttatgttagtttctggtgaacAGAAGAgtgatttaattatatatatatatatattctttttcatatttttttcattatggtttattacaggatgttgaatatagtttcctgtgctatacagtaggaccttgttcatctattttatatataatagtttatatctgctaatccccaatacctaatttatccctccaccctctctcccctttggtaaccgtaagtttgttttctatctctgttactctgtttctgttttgtatacagattcgtttgtattaattttttagattccacatataagtgctatcatataatatttgttctctctctttatAGCGGAGAGATGATGAACTAATTAGGCTTGTTTGATATGTTGGATTATGTGAGAAGCATTGCCAAATAAATGATGCTAAACCTTCTTATATTTGTGTGGCTACATGTTATTTATATGTGTTCTAGAAATTGTATAAAATCTGATATGTCCTGGTATGTTATCACTTTTAATTCTAATTATTATCTTGAAGTGTTGTGTGTTACAAAAATAAGCATATTTCCTAGTCAACTGCATTATAATGAACTCTCATGAGATCTTTAACCATggccattttaaagtctttgtcattTACAGAGAGTTACTCTTTTACTTttatgcttttgcaaatatgtttcaTTTTCAGAGAGATTCATGGAGCAGGCTCAAACAAGTACTCTAGAAtacaggtttctgataactttaaGATCATAAAACTGAACTGGGTAGGAATTTTCAGAACTCATGGAAAAACTGGATTCAAGCAGAACAAGAATTAATAacatgggactgaatgaactgatgaggatgattataattttatgatttttatttgaaacactgctgatttttaaaaatgttttagtttttccAGATTTGAGGGAaaccctccctcttttctcttaaGCTATCAACAAAGatgacttatttatctttttctcccttcttgatCCTTCTATAATTCATAAACTCTCAAtgagtattcttattttcatggtaatatatttatttgcataagTTCAATAAGAATCTGTTCTTATAACAGGACAGTTGGAAACACTGGTTATATTATCAAGGCTTTGACTAGGACGTTAGGTTTGAGAATGTGCATAGACTCAGATATAACCAGAAAACTTAAAGGAACTAAGGTTGACTTTATGAAGCCAATAAAACCCCTTGGAAATACTGGCCTGTCCCTGCTTACAAGGTTCCCAGCAACCTAATTGGGTGACTAAGGAAGGTCACTTCTTGGTAGGTACAAGAGCCTCAAGATACTTTGGGGACCTTGAGAAGAGACAAACTCACCCAAATCTATAGGTATTGCAGGAAATTTCTAATGGTAAGTCCTTGGCTTGGCTTCCTGGCCTTAAGAGGCTTTTAAAAGTTCAAACTGATATTTCTTAAGAAAAGTTCCAGCAAACAGATTTAAAAGAGCCTCTATGATCAATCACTATTCTTGCTGCACTTACGTAAATAGTCAAGTCAATTTTTTGAAACCAGATGTATTTTGCAAAAAAATTAGACTTAATTTGGCTCTCTTTTATAGAAATGAGGGTCATTTTAGAGAGATAAAGTATGTTTCAGTAACACACCTTTGTGGATATTAGATTCTAGTGCTGTTAATTGTCTTTGAGGTTTTATCATTTACCTGTAAACTGGACTGAATCCTGAATTCTTCTAATTTCCTCCAATATCTGGCTATAACACCCCAAACTAATGTTTCCAATTTTCTGTTACCCTTTTGACTTGGAATCACTAAGAACAAAAGCTGCACTATTTCCTGAAACCCTGCTAACTGAATGTGAACGACTTGATACAAACTTCAGAGAAATCACAACAGCTTATGTGTAGGCCATCTTTGTGTCTGCTGCTGCGTGCACCACTCAGAAAGTTTACCTGAACACATGATGATATCAATAGAGACATTCAAACTACAGAAGATGCTTTGACCCCAACATCTAGAGTATTCTCTAGAAATCTTCTTGACTGACTGCCCTCAGAACTCAGACTGGGTTTTCAGTCTGCTGCAATcattaagttttgtttttcttttgtttccatagaaATGCCTTATTAAATACCTGATTTCTCACACAATATAGGCCTAATTTGGGGAGCTCAAATACAAGACAACCTCCTGAAATGAGACACGACCATTTAACTGAACTGACCTATTTTCAAGATGGAGATTGGTTTAATGAGATATGTAGCAATCTATCAACTTAGCTTCTGGGTTGTGAAACTTCTTTTTTGAAGTTTCAAAGGCAGAACTGAATAGGCGCAGAATTTGTTATCCTAAAACATGTCTCTTcagcataaggattattttaagctggctatttttaagaaacagcagacagaggagaagctctgagaactgagtagaagttacccttttgtaagagacatttatatttataagggaaatctccatgtGTGagagtgtctccctctctgtatcaggaagagaaggatgattctaaatctctagaaactctttgCAATGGAGAAGGTAAGGACTTAAATCTGTATAACAACCTTACTCTTGTTTACTATGTTTTCCTGATCACCTTCCATAACTGACTCCTCACCCtcaacatcttcttttgtctttagctgaataTTTAACATGATGATTCTTACCATCTTGGGGAGTTACTCGGTTTCCCTGGGTCTCTCCCACGTATAAATGAAGGTACACATGTTATACTTTTATTTGAcattctcctgttaatctgtcttatatcaatttaattattagaccagccaaagaacctagaaggaaagaaagggaaatctttccACTCCTTTACAGCCCAGGAAGCATTACTCTACCTCCATGCTTGGTAATTAACTTGAATTATGAAATAGTGGATTGGGATGTTactggagggaagaaagaaatggagagaaattcaGCAGCACCTAACCAAGCCATGCGGAAGTATTATCAGTTAGGTCAGGCAGCCAAACTAGGAtcagaaacaaatatatatatatatatatatatatatatatatatatatatatatatatatatatttatttatttattttatgaacacTGTAAGCACAGAGATAATTCTCAGCCAAACAGAGATCTGACATGAGAGGACTCAGCAAAAAACTCCTGTTAACAAAATCAGTCATCCCCTAAAATGGAAAAGTTTTTCAATAATAAGAGTCCAGGGCCAAAAGCTATGGATTTCAAGGAATGCTAAATGCATCCACTGACCCTTCTTGACCTGCTTTTCTTGTTCTGTGCTACCATCTATCCTTTACATCTTCACCCCTGGTTAATTCAAGGCACTTTCAGCTTGTGCATTATGTCTGAACATTCTCAGGCCAAGAAGTCACAGGGAGGGAAGACTCTGGAGGTTTGGAAGGACAGATTCATCAGATGTCAGAGCCAGAAGCGGATTTAGAAAGGAATCCTGACCCACCTCTTTGCAGCAGTGGGAGGGAAGGGAGTAGCTGTTTGACCCCTGGTCCCTCAGCAGAGGCCAAATGTCATCAATTTCCACTTAGGGATGTCAAAGAGATGAACACTCAGGGGTGAAGCCTTACCCTTGGGATTAAACTAAAAGCCTGCAGTGTGGAACTAGGAATTTCTGAGGTTTATAGTGGGAAGTAGGGAATGGTTGGAGGAGACAAAGGCAGGGGGATGGAGTAAATTGGGTGAAACAACACAGTTTGGCTCCTGGAAACTTCCAAGTAATCTTAGAATTGCTGCAGGCAAGCAGCATTCTGGTGTGATCTGACCACCTCTCTGGGGGCTGGATGTCTGGGAGCAGTGCTGGCAGGCACTGATTCTCAGCTCTAGAAAGTTAGTGTGGTTCTTCCTCCAGAGACCCTGGGAAGCTGGGAAAGAGGGTCCCAGATGGCTTAGTGGCTCAGATACCTTAGAGTGGGCTCTTAGAAACCCTCTAGtcctaatgtattttttaacagagaagaaaaccaaATCTTTAGAGGCATAAGATTGCCTGTTAGAGTATAATTTTCGAAAAGGTAAAATCATGTCTCTCATATAGATGTTAAATGAACaggtttcaaatattttattgagctcattaattaatgaggaaAGCAGTAAGATTTAAAACTGGTGCAGAGAACATTTGAGAAGCTAGGTATGTATAAGCAATTTAATGGCTTGCCGAGTTACAAGCTATCCAAAAACTGGCTTATGTTTAACTGGATCATAAACTGTAAACTTTCAGGCTATTAGTTCCACTGGGAAGAAATTATTTGCATCTTCACTGAACAAAATTTTCCTAATGAACCTTTGCCTTATAGTGAAGTAAAGTCATCCAGTAAATTGAAAGTCTGCATTGAAAGAACACCCAATGATTTCTTTTGCCTATTTCCAAGTttcaggtaatttttaaaaacctgtccaAAATAACACTGGTGTTTGCTAGCAGATGTAGGATGACATTTGAAGTCTTTTTATACTCAACCCAATGTGTTGTCCTTGCCACACAATCCAGAAAGACCCAGATGTACAAGAGCGAAATTGTGAATGGAAGAAGTAGTATATTCCCTACTCTGGTCTGCCCCACCCATCCACTCACTTAAGGTGTTGCATATGAAACACTGACCTGTGAGGATGCCCAGACTAGTTCCTTGTCCCCATATTTCCCAAACACAAGGTATGATTTCAATACTCTCTTTCCCTCCAGTGTTTTACAGGAATCCTTAATCACCCTCCCCCACGCGCACACACACTCAGTCCTTATACTTGACTGTCCCTAGGATCCTTTTCTGCATATTCTCTATTGGAAACTTCATTAGATGTGTTCCAGTGAGGCTCAGTGACATCTTGGTGGAGATGTTACCTAAAGGGATTTAAGACTGAATGTACTCACTTGGCAGGGGTATCCATTAAAGTCCTTCCACTTCTTAAATTCAAGGATTCTATAATAGTTTTTTTTCCCAAGATAGGACTGAGAACTTGCATATAGAACCTAGGAAGCCTCAGGTGGATTTGCAAAGGTGGCATTCATTTTTTGGCTTTAGGATAACTCTAATTTCTTGGCTCTTCATTAGAGTGAATGCTAATGTCCTTCCCTTTGGGAGGGCTCTGAGGATAAGTGAGTTACTATTTGCCAAAAGATTTGGGAGCCTGAGACAAGTAACACTGAGCTGCTCACCAACAATGACAAGTCATCTACACAAACATCCATCCTTTTGTTCCTGCCAGATCTTTGTGGGTGGCAGAGATTGGAATAATTTCATTACCAGAGTTCATCAGACTTGCCAGTGTCTTTTTAAGATTgtctttttcaaaattactttGTTTGTCTGAAATGGAATTCAGGTAGATAAGGAATGGAGGTAAAAGGGGTAGCTATTAACCATTCAAAAGATAACATGATGGGGATGAATCATCTACCCCCAGGCCCTGATTTTGAGGCttgcttttatattatttttatcctctagataaaaagaaaaaaaatttaagaatgaatTTCTTATggttagtgttaaaaaaaaaaaaaaaggaccacaaGCCCAgaatggagtcacttgtgctagGCCCCAGATCAATAAACCAAGACCTAATACCtaacttaattacagtttcagccTTTCCCAGGAATGGAATCTTAAACTAATCAATCTGGCATCACCTGGTCAGTACCAGTGAAGAAATCTACCTGATAGACCCCTGCTGGCTCCTAAAGGAAGGTGACCTCGCCACAGCCAATTCGTTCTTTGCTAGTTTAACTTCCATGTCCTGCTCCCTTCTGTCTTTAGAAGTCTTTGATTTTGTACAGGTCTTCGGACATCCTTTCTATCTTAAATAGCATCACTTTTTTTCAGGTATTTACTTAAAGAGCATCACTTTTTTTCAGGTATTTACCTTTCTCTTGCAAAGCTCACTTGCTTCACCCCCAACGTCAAGGCCTGATTTATCCAAGGGAAATCACATACCCTGGACAGTGATTGATTCATAAAAGAACGTCGACACAAAGTTGGTCAATAAGATGCAAGGAGAAGTTCACAGAGGGCTTCTGGGAAATCCTtcctcactttttaaataaaatttgcaaAAAGTGACCCTTGTATATTCTCTGGACAAACCATGCCCATGTTTGAAGTCTGGAATGTCCACAGTTGCCTCACTAGTAGGTTGAGGATGAAAACTCAGAGAAAGGGAGAGCCAGGGCCACAGGCTTATATGCACTCTAAGCTTTGCCTTCCTGCTGGACTTTCTTATAGGAGCCAATAAATTTCCcatttgtttaagccacacaaaATCCAGGGATGAAGACTGAATCATGAGTTAGGCAGACAATCCAATGGAAACGTTATCTGAAAGAGCTGGGTAAGGTAGCAGAATATGCTATGAAGCAATGGAAGAGGAACAAAGATACCAGCACAAAGGAGGATGCTGGGAATCAAGAGTCTGGGGCAAAACTTACAGACATTCCTGAGAATCTGGGGCATTGTTTCTGGGGTTGTGTGATGGACAACTGATCTGTTGGTTATTGCCTTATTGTGACTCCTAGAATTCTCTTTCTTGTCTGAGTCCAAATACCACCCATCCTTCAAGCCCTAGCTCAAAGCTTACCTCCTGTGGGGAGTCTTTCCATTTGCACTGGGCCTTGTTTACTGCCCCCAGCTGAGACTTTCTTGGGATCTCTCTTCTCTACAGAATGTCTGTCATGCAGAACCTCTAAGTATACTGGGTGAGAGTCCTGTCCCTTAAGGCTAAATGAACTAgtatgtttctttgtttcttctccaACAGAGCTGAGCCCAGAGTTATTCCCAGAAATCACAAGAAAGTGAATGTGTTTGCAGAATAGTGTGCTCAAGTTTTTTAGTGAGGGCGTCTCAGTGTTCATAATGAAATCCTTTGTCGGCATGGCTCCTGAGTGTTAACCCTCCCTGGGTGCTTGGTCATACAGGGCTGTCCCACAGCTGAGTTCAGAGGGGGACACCCTCTTCCATTCTCAGGCTGTGCTGAGAAGGACCATAGCCCTGGCTCTCAGAGAAGTTCCCAGAAATGGTGAGAGAGGTGAAGAAATCACTTTGACCTTGTTTAACTTGGAATTGTGGAATACCTGAGCTGAAATGAAGCTTAAAGTTCACAGAGgcacattttcctttttcagcAGGGGAAACTGAGGTAGGAGGTAGAAGGAACCCGCCTAAGGTTCTACTATTAAAGTAATCTTTAAACAATCACCATTGAGTGTATGGGGAAAGCTGAGCAACTCGGCCCATCATTTCCTTAAAGACAACTGCTTGTTTATTACTTAGGTTTCCTTTTCACTAAAAAGCTGGGCAATTTGATAGTAACTTTAAAAGGTGTCTAAAGAAATGgccattttaaaagcaataattACTCATATTTCAATACAGCTCtatagttaaaaaatttttttttatagcttGGTCTTTCTTAC
This genomic window from Kogia breviceps isolate mKogBre1 chromosome 5, mKogBre1 haplotype 1, whole genome shotgun sequence contains:
- the RTP4 gene encoding receptor-transporting protein 4; amino-acid sequence: MDSTPQSKRMVLDVGTWERTFQELIWQEKPQARWTLKMDGNLRPDCAALGWKQYKQRAFGRFWCSSCRRSWASAQVQILFHMYLEHQKSQGKVLVRLFGQRCRKCSQSQFEKPEFSLDSTKRILNNLVQRILERFYRNGIRKVLEIPVIQEVPLEGHHDMVNCEACALGFCIQNLQNCMTEPAKSSPSYMKTGCSSPHLGEVCGQNRARNQSSEAKETQGSGYSCSHKGPGPSHATARMQAPGAGPQLKWEMGRLLTPRADQQAAQGTGPQPIQVAGSLPPGWTDPQPRQAIGPLPKGLARSQSTLGKGPQAPRLTYSQAVKMSGQQLTQDAQATQGTDRQATKVTDPQPTRGTIPRATSRSDTQATRRAGPSPLGSNSQPTRGTGPKATCRIFRESQDTWGRQERCSPRGSAPDSFFRLSPPVLPNDSLNQEQLFRYGCVCVVALFTFLVSKYL